A genome region from Synergistaceae bacterium DZ-S4 includes the following:
- the istB gene encoding IS21-like element helper ATPase IstB, translating to MLELEQARELLLEMGIKTAADLLDAHLETAVKEETTYLTFLTGLLNCEKEERKRRSEETRIKLSRLPHHKTIQEFDFSFQPSIDPRQIKELSTLAFAARKENVILLGPPGVGKTHLSVALSIEALRGGMTVYYTTLPRLIADMKKVIMADKLERKLKTFLRPDILVIDEVGYMQLDRQAAEILFRIVSSRYETGSIILTSNKHFAGWGELMSDPVIATAMLDRLLHHAHVINIRGETYRLRGR from the coding sequence ATGCTGGAGCTTGAACAGGCCAGAGAACTGCTTTTGGAAATGGGCATCAAGACAGCCGCAGATCTTCTGGATGCTCACCTGGAAACGGCGGTCAAAGAGGAGACTACATATCTCACGTTTCTTACGGGGCTGCTGAATTGTGAAAAAGAGGAGAGAAAAAGGCGAAGTGAGGAGACAAGGATAAAGCTATCCAGACTGCCTCACCACAAGACAATACAGGAGTTTGACTTCTCATTCCAGCCGAGCATAGATCCCAGACAGATAAAAGAACTGTCGACGCTCGCATTCGCTGCACGGAAAGAGAACGTGATACTTTTAGGGCCACCGGGCGTTGGTAAAACACATCTGTCCGTAGCTCTGTCCATAGAGGCCCTGCGAGGGGGCATGACTGTTTACTATACTACGTTGCCCAGACTGATCGCCGATATGAAAAAAGTGATCATGGCTGACAAGCTGGAACGTAAATTAAAAACCTTCCTTCGTCCCGACATACTTGTGATTGATGAGGTAGGATATATGCAGCTTGACAGGCAGGCGGCAGAAATACTATTTAGGATAGTATCTTCACGGTATGAGACAGGAAGCATAATTCTTACCAGCAACAAACACTTTGCTGGCTGGGGAGAGTTGATGAGTGATCCGGTTATAGCTACGGCAATGCTTGACCGCCTGCTGCATCACGCTCATGTTATTAACATACGCGGTGAAACATATCGACTAAGAGGAAGG